The following is a genomic window from Paludisphaera rhizosphaerae.
CTCTGCTGCACCGCTAGCCACTGGCCGAACATCGAGCCGACCACGATGACCAGCACGCAGACGAACAGGAAGTCGACGCCCGCTTTCTGGAACTTCGGCTCGTGGCCCGAAACCGCCGGCGCGATGAACAGGCCGGTTGCCAGCCAGGCGGTCGCGATCCAGAAAATGCCCAACTGCGTGTGCCAGGTCCGCACCACGCTGTACGGCAAGACCTTCGCGAGTGGAATCCCGTAAAAGCCCGACCCCTCGACGCCGTAGTGCGCCGTCACCGCCCCCAGGCCGACCTGTACGACGGCCAGGGCGATCACGACCCAGAAATACTTGAGCGTCGCCCGCATTGAGGGCGTCGGATCGAGCGCCAGCAGCGGGTCGCGCTCCGGAGGCTCATGGTGCTGGGTTTCCCTCTCCTCGCGGCCGCGTTGAACGGCGAAGACCCAGGTCAACGCTCCAACGCCCGCCAGCAGCGAGACGAAACTGACGACCGACCAGACGACGACTTGGCCTGACGGTCGGTTCTCAATCAACTCCTCCGCCGGCCAGTTGTTGGTGTACGTGATCGTCGAGCCTGGCCGATCCGTCGAGCACGCCCACGAGGCCCAGAAGAAGAACGCGGCGATCTGCGCCCGGCGCTCCGGAGTCTTGATCGTGTCGGTCGGAATGGCGTAAGCGTCGCGCAGGCCGCTCAACTGCGGGTCATCGCCGAAGAGGGAATCGTAGTGTCCGGCGACGGCCGTGATCGCCTCTCCCCGAACGGGAGAGACGGTCAAGTCGCCGGTCGCCGGGTCGTAGGTGTTGTGACGGATCTCGTTCTTCAGACGCTCACGCAGCGCGGCGCGGGATTCGGCGTCGAGCGTCTCGTAGTTCGCGCCGCCCTTTTGGACCGCCCAGCGATCGAGGATCCAGGTCAATTCGCGGTGGAGATAGTCGGCCGACCAGTCGGGCGCCACATACGCGCCGTGCCCCCAGATCGAGCCCACCTCCTGACCTCCCATCGACTGCCAGACGTTCTGGCCCTCGCGGACGTCGTCTCCCGTGAAAAGCACCTTGCCGTCGGTCGTCACGACTCGCGAGGGGATCGGAGGCGCCATCCGGTACAGCTCCGTCCCGTAATAGATCAGGACCGTGAACGAGCCGACCAGGACCGCCGCCAGCCCCAGCCACAACCTCCCATAGCGCATGGAGTCACCCTCCCCAACACGTCGCGAAGGACGCGTCGAAGTCTCATGAAGTGTTCGGTCATCGAACCAACCGACGCAGGCCGCTCAGCCCGCCGTCAGGCCAAGCACCTTGACCATTCCCTCGCGCATC
Proteins encoded in this region:
- a CDS encoding nitric-oxide reductase large subunit; this translates as MRYGRLWLGLAAVLVGSFTVLIYYGTELYRMAPPIPSRVVTTDGKVLFTGDDVREGQNVWQSMGGQEVGSIWGHGAYVAPDWSADYLHRELTWILDRWAVQKGGANYETLDAESRAALRERLKNEIRHNTYDPATGDLTVSPVRGEAITAVAGHYDSLFGDDPQLSGLRDAYAIPTDTIKTPERRAQIAAFFFWASWACSTDRPGSTITYTNNWPAEELIENRPSGQVVVWSVVSFVSLLAGVGALTWVFAVQRGREERETQHHEPPERDPLLALDPTPSMRATLKYFWVVIALAVVQVGLGAVTAHYGVEGSGFYGIPLAKVLPYSVVRTWHTQLGIFWIATAWLATGLFIAPAVSGHEPKFQKAGVDFLFVCVLVIVVGSMFGQWLAVQQRLGNVANFWFGHQGYEYVDLGRFWQLFLAVGLFLWLGLMVRAIWPAFRRPETNRHLLGLFLLASAAIPLFYTPGLMWHRHTNLAIAEYWRWWVVHLWVEGFFEVFATVVIAFLFTRMGLLKTSSAAAAVLFSTTIFLSGGIIGTFHHLYFTGTPTVVTSLGAVFSALEVVPLVLIGFEAYENLTLSRARPWVDAYRLPILFFVSVAFWNLVGAGLFGFFINPPIALYYMQGLNTTPVHGHTALFGVYGMLGFGLALFCLKGLTVRRTWKTGVLTFAFWSINLGLVLMVLLSLLPVGLLQTWASVEHGMWYARSADFMQSPTIQRLHWMRIIGDTIFAIGILALGWFVLGLKGGWSLDPEPDAVARSFSVEPASAH